The DNA sequence CGTACGCTTGTTGAACTTTACAGCCAAGAGCCCTGCATTAATGGGGGAGTATGCAGATATTCATGCTTATAACCGTGAGAACAGTAAAGATTACACGGATAAACTTTACAGCTTCGTGCGTTGGAACAAGGACGAGCAATTAGTTGTGGTAAGTAATTTCGATGGCGCAAAAAGTGCGAAGGTAGAAATGAGCCTTCCTCCAGAAATTGTTAAAGCATGGAACCTTAAGGATGGAGACAAGGTAACGATGATGGACCAACTTTATCAGAAGGTATCTGCTGATTTGGTTATCGAAAATGGTATTGGCAAATTCAGTGTCAGCCTTGCACCTTTACAGTCTTATATTTTCAAGTTATAAGAAAATCAATAGATGATCTTCAAAAGCCTTTCTCAGTTTGGGGAAGGCTTTTTTTGTTCCTAAAGCTTTTTTGCTGCAAATATTGATCGCCTGCTAATAATTTTTGGCACATTTTCGATCATAGCAACCGTTTGCGTAAAAGATTTATCGGCAAAAGAGGTGCTTTTTTCGGCTTTCTTAAAATCCGAGTATATTTGTAGTGTTAAATCGTTAAATTAATAATTTTTTTAACGATTGAAGATCAACTCTTCGGTTTTTTGTTTGTTCTCTTGATAAGGGATTTAGCGCAAAAATATCCGTTATAGATGATTTTCACCCCTGTCCGTCAGGCTTGTATTGATCGGCAGCAATAGATTAGGAAATAAATTTATATACAGCGTTGAGTGCCTTGGTGCTCAATCTTATAGCTATCTTTTTAATATATACAGATGAAAGAACAACCAAAATTATCGTTTTGGCAAATGTGGAACGTCAGCTTCGGCTTCTTGGGCGTTCAGTTTGGTTTTGCTTTACAGAATGGAAACGTCAGCCGAATTCTTCAGGCTTTTGGTGCGGATATCCATCACTTGGGTTTTTTCTGGCTCGCTGCCCCAATAGCAGGAATAATTATTCAGCCAATCATTGGTGGTGCCTCAGATAATAGCTGGTTTAAATATTTGCCCGGTGGACGTAAAGGACGACGTTTGCCCTTTATTCTTATAGGTGCTTTAGCAGCCATGGCAGCCATGTTCTTAATGCCGAATGCAGGCCTGTTTACCGCATTTATTCCTGCAATGTTCTTTGGTGCGATGATGTTGTTGCTCATGGACGCCTCTTTCAACGTGACCATGCAGCCTTTCCGTGCTTTGGTAGGGGATATGGTGCCAAAGAAACAACGTGATAAAGGTTATGCTATTCAGTCGTTTTTGATCAATACTGGAGCTGTGGTTGGTTCTTTGTTGCCGTTTATATTGACACATCTTGGGGTAGCCAATGAGCCTGGTGTTGGAGAAAAAGTAGCTCCTTCTGTAACCTGGTCATTTTATATTGGTGGAGCGGCGCTTATTTTAACCGTTCTTTGGACCGCCTTCAGAACTAAAGAATACTCTCCGGAAGAGTATAAAGAATTTCACCCAGTTCCTGAGGGTAAAAAGGAAAAGGAAAAAATGAATTTGATCAGCTTATTGGTGAATATGCCAAAGCCGATGATTCAGCTCGCGCTTGTGCAGTTCTTTTCATGGGTAGCCTTCTATTTTATGTGGGTATATGCCACCCCTGCAGTAGCAGAACATATTTGGCATTCTACAGATGCGCAATCGTTAGCGTATAATGAAGCTGGGAACTGGGTAGGCGTCTTGTTTGCGGCCTATTCCTTGTTTGCCGCATTGTTCTCCATTGTCATGGCTGGTCTGGTAGAACGTTTCGGGCGAAAGTCGGTTTATGCTACCGCTTTAGTTTTGGGGGGTATTGGCTTGGCTGCATTCCCATTTATTCATGATAAATATACTTTGATTATAGCCATGGCAGGTGTTGGTATCGCTTGGGCAGCAATTTTGTCAATGCCTTTTGCAATACTTTCAGAAGTATTACCTTCAGATAAAATGGGGGTTTACATGGGAATTTTTAACTTTACGATTGCGGGTCCTCAGATTCTTGCTGGTTTGTTCGGAGCCTCTATTGCAACAGCAATGGGTGCGCCAATCTGGATTATCTTTGCGGCAGGTATCTGCCTGTTACTTGGTGCGTTATCAGTCGCATTAGTAAAGCAAAAATAGAAAATTAAAATATTGCCAAATATCTTTATTTGTCATGAATAAGGATCTTTTAGAAACCCTCATTCCCTGAGGGTTTTTTTACGTCTAAACTTACATGGTTATGCAAACGAGTGCGGAAAAGTTGCGTCTCATATTACAATAATTGTATTGTTAGTCGCTCTTTAAGCGTTAGATTTGATATATGATCAAGTAAGGGATGGTCTTTTTGGTTTTTTTGTAATTACCATCCGCATGTAAGAACGATTATCGTTTAAACTGATTTATATTATATTAGGTGATGCTAATTTGGCACTCACACTTCAAAAGTAAAATTTCAGATGATGAATATTAAAGGTTGCATTTTTGACTTAGATGGCGT is a window from the Persicobacter psychrovividus genome containing:
- a CDS encoding MFS transporter, giving the protein MKEQPKLSFWQMWNVSFGFLGVQFGFALQNGNVSRILQAFGADIHHLGFFWLAAPIAGIIIQPIIGGASDNSWFKYLPGGRKGRRLPFILIGALAAMAAMFLMPNAGLFTAFIPAMFFGAMMLLLMDASFNVTMQPFRALVGDMVPKKQRDKGYAIQSFLINTGAVVGSLLPFILTHLGVANEPGVGEKVAPSVTWSFYIGGAALILTVLWTAFRTKEYSPEEYKEFHPVPEGKKEKEKMNLISLLVNMPKPMIQLALVQFFSWVAFYFMWVYATPAVAEHIWHSTDAQSLAYNEAGNWVGVLFAAYSLFAALFSIVMAGLVERFGRKSVYATALVLGGIGLAAFPFIHDKYTLIIAMAGVGIAWAAILSMPFAILSEVLPSDKMGVYMGIFNFTIAGPQILAGLFGASIATAMGAPIWIIFAAGICLLLGALSVALVKQK